A window of Castanea sativa cultivar Marrone di Chiusa Pesio chromosome 8, ASM4071231v1 genomic DNA:
tctaAGATGCCCCTTCATAAATGTTTCTCTTCCTTATATTCCCTTATTTCTACTTCATCTCCACCTTCCACGTGTAGGTCAAATGATTGGCTTTGATCTTTGTCCCATCAACACTTTCCTAAAGTCTCTAGGAATAGCTATAAAGCTGAATATCATtattcaggtatcacctccacattaatgtgaCCAGAGAGTTGATTACAGAgtatttaatgcggtggtagcagctttctcttagatctCAGCTTCCCTTTGTCATGTTCCCTCCTGATATTTATCCTTTTCAGTAGAATCATCCGGAGTGTTGCTCTGGATGGCAGATCAGACCTTATAACCTTTGCTTTGCTTAGCCGATGAGGCATTCCTCTTCAGACTACCTTCCCAAACCTTCTCGATCATAATCCTTCCTTAACTCACTGATTCGTACTTCTTCACTAACATCTACTTGTCCTCAAATTACTAAACGTCCTTGGATGAGATCCATGGCCCGACGCGCACTACTGGACCTGTCATCCCTACAAGTTataattctgtttttttttttacaataattaaactcatttaaatttaaaaaaaaaaaagaataatttcgtacacatttttttcaatttatctaCATGGCACATGATCTATTAAATAgactactaataaaaaaatttaattaggtAATGTTAGCAATGGTAAATTGTATTTGTTGTACCTTCAATTagggtctttttttttccttctcaaacaaaaaaaagaagaagttaggGTCGATTTTATTAGTCTTTCAATTTTGGGAAATTTTAATCCAATcctctaaaatttaaaactaaacaaTTTTGTTATTCCGAGTAATCTTAGTTAATTTCTTTCTTACATGGCTGACATGTGAAGTGGATTACTGATTCTACAATAATACAACACCATTTAACGAATATGGCATTGCTACATATACATAACTAGGATCTACAAATTATGTAGTTCTATCTTAATTTTACACCacctaataatttctaattaaaatatattaaaattttccgatcaaattttattttttaataggatCATCATTTGATACACACGtaatctatttatttatatatatatatatatatatatatatatatatatatatatatatatatatataaaactagaAATAAGATAAAATCCAATTATATCTTTCCATTTGAATCCAGTTTTGTACTATAtgtctaatttaatttaatttttttaacttgagTGGCAAATGAGAAATGACTTACCGACAACAAGCAACTAAAAAATTGAGGAGACCACAATAATTACATTCATTCACCTAGGTACGCATTGTAGTGGGCCTTTTGTGACTTTGGGTTGAGCTGCCTCCTGCCATACTGGGCCCAAGTATTCTGGATAAGAGAGTCAGGACCAGCCCAACTGCAACTTACTTTGGACTGGTTTTTGCGCAAACCATGCCCCGTTTGCCGAAACTTTAGTCACATACCCGTGGCAGGTGAAGTTGCTGTAGAAAAAGTTATGGTAGAATGGgtgcaacaaaaaaataatgataagtgAGATACACTATTGTTAGGCAAACTAAGTAAACAAtctaatttaaaagaaaataacaagtTGTAAGTGTAATAATAAAGGCTGGAGGAGAAATGATAGCAGTAATCAGTAAAGTTAAAGAAGAATATGACTAGTTTGCCTTATTCAGTTTTGTCACGGGGCTATGGCCAAGGAGGGAACCATTTCCTCAATGTGGGTAACCTCGCAGGAAGATCCTACAGCGGAAATTACACACTTTGAGGGAATGGACCTAAATGGCTTGTAcccaaacaaattatttttctttagcaGAAGGTAGGctttgagagggagagaagggaagaaaacctattggtgcatgcctgccattctactctctctcactctttctttaactctctgtttcttttcctttgtttcactatttcaatttttcctttttgttttctttctttctttctttcttttgtgttttcttgtgCGATGTGATGGTGATCACTCTTATGGTGATTGCTACTGTTGCCGACCTCCCTCATTGTGCACGACAAAGGCCCTTTATACACTGCCTACCACGACTGTTTTACCCCTTAACAACCTTTATCTGGTTTTGGTGTCCTTACCGACCACCACTGATTTGTCAGCTGCCTAACCATCACCATTTGCCTGTACTGGTTATGTCACTTCCTATTACTAGACAAAGAATGCTATTTTGCTTGTTTGCTCACCGTGACATTCTAATTTGTCACGGTATGGATGTTATCTCTTCTTATCTcttatggcatgcacctagtggttttAGCTCATCCTCCCTCTTTTAAGTAATATGTCATCTCAGCAGGACATTTTCCTCAAAAGAGCTTGAGCGGGAATCTCAGAATAAGCTTCCCCCTTCTCCTtaccgccagaccataccctcttttacctctaacccatgacccaccattcttttattggctgggtacaagctGGTAGTGTCTGGGTCTTGTGCGTGCTCCACTTCCTGTGTACATCCAAAACCTATCCActgctcatgcgtttgccatGGTCTGGGGTTTGCCTGTACACTTTGCCGCTTTTCCTTGACCTCTTATGGAGTGAACTGTCCTTTGGACTTTCCTTCTTTGTTGGCCTGCTTCTTTTTAAGGGTTGTGCCTTGCTtgagtttttctccttttagtcCATTCCTTGCTCCACCCGTAGCCTTATTGCAATTCCTACCGTACAACCCTGCTATTCTTGCCACGGTGTTATTTGACCCGTGTTCGCTGAGCCTGTTTGGGCCTGCTGCTCATCCTTCTTTCAATAACTCCATAAGGTCATTCATTCTATTTTTGGGCTTTCTTAGCCCGTTGCATTGTTTGTGGGCTTGACCCATTCTTGCTTTTCTTCATTACCTAATGCCCATGAGTTTACTACTTCCTCTTTTGGGCTCGTCTAGGCCTATTTGCTTTTCTCAagacttattatttattttatgggcctatgatccattattcttgCCATTGATGGTTATTTCTTATCAATCTATTAACTCTCTTCTTGCCCATATTGCTGGGCTTCTTTTGTTACTGGGCTTTcaaaaatgagcatcaacacaCATTAACAAActcaatttctctcttttaGACCTTTGTGTTCttcaatttctctctcaaattcataatttaaaaccAAGGAAGGCAGTGCACCAAACTATATCTCTCTTGTTTCAATCTTTAATTTTCAGCCTTAACCTCATAGGATACGCATGTCTTTAATAGTTACTTATTTTCAGGACATGTTAGACCAACCATAGACaaatatatttcaatatttttagaCATGGAGACTGGAAAGGAGGCAAGGTTGTGGAATTGATGGCTGCTTGGTTGGAGACTCGTACTTTGTCAATGCATCGcatgaccaaaatattgttccttctaataaaattatttcatcgTATACGATCAAATCATGCATGTATGGGTTAGCATTTGTACATTTTAGACAAATTGGTCATCTTTGCTTTCTCTATGAAatcatattgttgggctttttggAACATTTATGAGATCTCTTAATAGACCAAAAATTTAAGTGTCTTTTGCATAATTAATATCAATGATatgcattttcatttttttttctttctgttttcacaaacattttttttttgttttttttttctaagatttaatcaaatgttaatttttaaatccaaaCTAGTTGTGACAAAATTTAggtttttctttattcattttctttctctttaattgAATAATGATTTGGCCTTAcaaacattataataaaattagaggtgttttgaattttatgttttcatttttttttaaagaaaacttttgtgttttatttccaatttttatGCTTTTCTAAGATTCAACAAAGTATTAATTTTTGAGGTCCAATTCCATTTCAAAGAAAAGCCTAAAAACTCTATATTGTCTCATGAATTGAGAAGTGGTATAGCCAATATTTGTATAAATTGAGAAGTGGTATAGCCaatatttgtataaattttgttAAGCAGCATAGCTAACTTTATAAATATCACTGTCCCATGGTATCgctaatattatataaatttttccAAGTACTActaaagaattattaaaaaaaatatttataaaaaaatttaaaataagtctaataacaaaaataattcttaaaaaataaaaataaatccaaatgcTCCCAAAATGCTATGAATAAAAGatgaataacaaaaataatataatatctaACTTTGCACCGTCCCATAGATTCGAAGTCCTATAATTAAAAGACCTATGCTCTTCTTGCTATGGCCggtttcaataaattttaaaagctTAAATTGTCTGACATATTAACAAGTGGCACAACAAATTTGGTATAAATTTAGCAGATGGCACAACCAAATTTGTAAAAATCATTGTCATACtactaaaatactttttttttttaaatttacttcCCTAGAAGGAATTTCATTATCCTATAACTAAAAGTCttcttaaaaaattgtaattctcttaaaaaaatgcaaagaagtTCACGCACCGCCACAATTCTAAAAAATACTAATGCCAAAgaattaacacaaaaaaatcaagtattgTTACATCTTACTAATAGAATTTTACCATGATTTTTTAGCTAATTCTATGACTTAAGgaaatttacatattttgaccaaattaataaataaaataacctaCACCACCACTACAATTAACAAATTTCCGTGCATAAGCACGTTGCACGGATTACATAGTAGTTATATATACTTTCCAATTATTGACACTGAACTCTGATTATTTGTTATATGGTTGCATGCACCAAATATTGGAAAAATGACAAGACTTAAGTACAATACTTAGGTGTTATTATTTAGATTCTCTTtttaagattttgccatgtgaatttttcttcatgggttgaagtgtatttttttaattagatagaCACATGTCTGAATCTTAAGAGTAAAGAACAGCAATTAAATTTTGtcattgaaaaaattataagttcCTCATGTCGTTTATCCATCCATTAAGATATTCTCATTATTGTAATTAAGTTTAACACGGaagtcaatttttattattattattttttatcataaattgACTTAgcgattttaaaatttaaataggcGGAATACTTATAATAGTTAAATAATAGGCGAGTCTCGTGTTTGCCACAACTAGTACTTTATAATTTCTCCGAGTATTGACACCAGGATTGTGTATCCAGGAGAGAATCCCTATCGTTAATATTGGGTTTTAGATCTTGGTAAGCCCATATAAAATTTCGGACCGGCCCGTTTTTGTTGGGTTGATGAGCCCATGGTCATCTCAAACTCACCGAGTGTTTTTGGGTAAAATTCCGGCCCGGCCTGTttccaagtgtttttttttttgggtaaaaaaaaaaaggtgtttttttaataaataaataaattggagCTATTATTATAGAGTGAAAAATAGAGCaattttgaacccaaaaaaaaaaaaaaaaaaaaagagcaatcgCAAAGAGTGTGAAGCTTAGAACAAAGCAAGTAGCACAGTGAAATCAAATCAGAGCCGTTAATCTCaaacattcataaaaaaaaaaaaaaaaaaaaaaaacgtttaggGAACTCAAACCCTAAACTCAGTctaaattcattcattctttctacAATTGCTGCCGTCCGAACAGCTGATATTATCATTGAGCATGGGGAGGAGCGAGAAGCGGAAAGCGAAGCTCGAtctcgaagaagaagaagaagacgaagcaGAACCCAGCGGCTCTGCCAAGCCGTCGAATTCCTTCTCGGTACTGAGCagcgacgacgacgacgacgacgaagTGGCGAACGAAGATTTGAGCCTGAAGATCGTCGAGAAGGCGCTGTTGATGCGCGCCGCCAAGTTGGTTCCCGACGCTGACGCCGACGACTACGACGGCGACGGCAACGCCGTCGTTTTGAATGGAGCTCAGGGAGCAATTGATGGCGGTGGCATTGGATCTTCTTCGTCTGTATTGGAAGGGGAGGTGGTTGAATCTCCCAGTGGCAGTGGCAGAATTGTTAAGAAGaaaattgttaagaaaattgttaagaagaagaagaagatggaagTTCAAGACCAATccgtgagttttttttttaaaaatatatatcttagGCTCTGTTTGTTTCGCCCAATTTAACTTTAACCCTAGCTGTTAATTTTTGTGCctaaaacttaggtatagttTTTTAGGATCACTACATTATgttcccaattaaattcaaacacatagcTGCATTGAAtttagaaaaatgctaaaaccacatactattttacaaatttttttacaaattgctggTGTGGTGGATGGTGGTTATTGGCAATGGTTATTGATAAGCAAAAAAGTGATGATAATGGTGGGCTGAGATGAGAACCAGTAAGAATTTCCCACATCCATAGTTTGTAAAAGTgtagtaaaatagtttgtggttgTAATATTGctcttgaatttaattgtctttgGAAAAGATAGCAATATATGTGCTTCATTGGATTTGAATATAATTGAGAACTTAATGTATAGCATTTAAGGAATTGTACCCAAGTTTTGCctttttatttgtatattaaaattttgatatttctaTATTGGATATGCGGATATAAGTTTTCCCATTTCGACGATTGAGTAAAAATGGACTTTTGGCTTACTTGGTGGGTCATGAGAATTTTTGTATATGACTGTTTTGGAAACTTATATTGCCTTAGGTCATTGTTGTGAACGATAAAGAGGAGGAGGAGACAGTGGAAGCCTCAAATATGGTTGAGCCTGTTGATCCAAATGCTGTTGAAATAACCGACAACATTGTGTTTCGGAAGCTTCTTGTGAGTTCAAATATTTGCTCTCAAATGCcaattttgaaaatacaattCCTACTGAAAGGCTTAGTTTGGTATCTCTATGATTTCCATTCTCTCAGCGGGGGCCAAGGTATTTTGATCCCCCAGATAGCAGTTGGGGAGCATGCTTTAATTGTGGTGAAGAAGGTCATACAGTGGCAAACTGTACAGCAGCTAAGCGGAAGAAACCTTGCTTTGTTTGTGGGAGTTTGGAGCACAATGCAAAGCAATGCTCAAAGGTTTGTTGAAtgaatattgaatttttattattaattattgtagGACGTATTTCCTGCGCTACTAACTGTTGTTATATTTACCCTAAGTTGTATAAATGTTCTGCACATACATACATGTTATGTGCACACTAGCTCGTGCATATGTGTCTGTGGGTGCTCACGTGCATCTGTGCATTTATCTATTTACGATGGACCTTTGATTCTGATCATCCACCATATCTGGGTATTTGATTTACTGCTTGGTTCTTTTTTAGGGACAAGATTGCTTTATCTGCAAAAAAAGTGGCCACCGAGCAAAAGACTGTCCTGAAAAGTACAAGGGTGGCTCtttaagtttgaaaatttgtttaaaatgtgGAGATTCAGGACATGATATGTTTTCATGCTGGAATGATTATTCACCTGATGATCTCAaggtttttttccccttccctTCTTTCATATCGTCTTCTGCTATAttctagagtttttttttttttaaaaataaaaaatatctatttaaataaagattggttgaattttgaaattattttccgaTAATTAATGTTTCTCTCCTTTGCCTTATCAGGGAACACAATGTTATATCTGCAAGAGACTTGGTCATTTATGTTGTGTTGATTATGTTAGTACTAGCCCTGGAGTAATTTCTTGTTATAAGTGTGGTCAATTGGGCCATACTGGTTTGGTAAGTTCTATTTAATGTTTTCAATGACCTTACCATTTTGGGTTGTGCAAGTAtgatgtgtgtgagtgtgtgctTGTGCCTAATCTTAGGCAAAATGGTTGAATATTGAAGTTGatttgtaaaattgtaaaaCGTATATTGACTGATCAAGGTATCTATTAGATGCTGGCATTTTTGAATTTATTGGCATGAAAATGATGTACTTGccattgttgtttttatttg
This region includes:
- the LOC142607825 gene encoding uncharacterized protein LOC142607825; the protein is MGRSEKRKAKLDLEEEEEDEAEPSGSAKPSNSFSVLSSDDDDDDEVANEDLSLKIVEKALLMRAAKLVPDADADDYDGDGNAVVLNGAQGAIDGGGIGSSSSVLEGEVVESPSGSGRIVKKKIVKKIVKKKKKMEVQDQSVIVVNDKEEEETVEASNMVEPVDPNAVEITDNIVFRKLLRGPRYFDPPDSSWGACFNCGEEGHTVANCTAAKRKKPCFVCGSLEHNAKQCSKGQDCFICKKSGHRAKDCPEKYKGGSLSLKICLKCGDSGHDMFSCWNDYSPDDLKGTQCYICKRLGHLCCVDYVSTSPGVISCYKCGQLGHTGLACTKVRGEASGMVSSSSCYKCGEEGHFARECTSSARASKRSRELSTPTLRFHREERDYSEFKSLPKDLGKVRKKKTKRNEEQGNTTPRKSKRRGGRIMEDPRDVSTPQKSKHRGGWITEDPGDFSHRKAKKNSWRSPATPSNKGHTISTLTAGGHISSSRASKKSSKFHSGTSMSQGSPMAFQHRFSASRFDNSGGDGMQRNYNQW